Proteins encoded within one genomic window of Haematobia irritans isolate KBUSLIRL chromosome 5, ASM5000362v1, whole genome shotgun sequence:
- the Cpr56F gene encoding cuticular protein 56F, translating into MKCFATIAFLVCLSVVSGEPPVPQNNYLPPNQQQQQPSSNYLPPQNSYQAPNSNYLPPQRGGAQAPQNSYGAPAVTGAIFPKQGAGVGGGYGGGAGAAGGYGAGQNAGYGGEENYGPAKYEFKYDVQDYESGNDFGHMESRDGDFTTGRYYVLLPDGRKQIVEYEADQNGYRPTIRYEQVNGGQQAGGRGGNYNNGGYDSNAQQGKFAGYQ; encoded by the coding sequence TGCTTCGCTACAATTGCTTTCTTGGTCTGCCTTTCCGTCGTCTCTGGCGAACCTCCAGTACCACAGAATAACTATTTGCCAcccaatcaacaacaacaacaaccttcGAGTAACTATTTGCCACCCCAGAACTCATATCAGGCTCCCAATAGTAATTATTTGCCTCCTCAACGTGGTGGTGCTCAGGCCCCACAAAATAGCTATGGTGCTCCCGCTGTAACTGGTGCTATCTTCCCCAAACAAGGTGCTGGCGTTGGTGGTGGTTATGGTGGTGGTGCTGGAGCTGCCGGAGGTTATGGTGCTGGTCAAAATGCCGGTTATGGTGGTGAAGAAAACTACGGACCTGCCAAATACGAATTCAAATATGACGTTCAAGATTATGAATCCGGTAATGATTTCGGTCATATGGAATCTCGTGATGGTGACTTCACCACTGGCCGTTACTATGTTCTCTTGCCCGATGGCCGTAAACAAATTGTGGAATACGAAGCCGATCAAAATGGTTACCGTCCAACCATCCGTTATGAACAGGTTAACGGTGGTCAACAGGCTGGCGGACGTGGTGGCAATTACAATAACGGTGGTTACGATAGCAATGCACAACAAGGCAAATTTGCTGGTTATCAATAA